A portion of the Krasilnikovia cinnamomea genome contains these proteins:
- a CDS encoding aminotransferase class IV: MSQLNGRPVTPEELQKLALANYGHFTSFRVEDGRVRGLGLHLDRLVRDCDALFGADPGVDRLREFIARGVPGSGIATVRVTVFDPALDLGRPELARDPHILVTRRAADAAAPTAFTAQTTTYVRDAPEIKSVGLFGSLHRRRAARLNGFDDALFVDGTRHVAEGATWNIGLFDGADVIWPDATCLSGVTMRLLRPAHRHRTTPVSVSDLPSMAAAFATNAAIGVREIARIDGVSFGAGHPIIASLRAAYASIPAEPV, from the coding sequence ATGTCGCAGTTGAACGGGCGGCCGGTCACGCCGGAGGAGCTGCAGAAGCTGGCCCTCGCGAACTACGGCCACTTCACCAGCTTCCGGGTCGAGGACGGGCGCGTGCGCGGACTCGGCCTGCACCTGGACCGGCTGGTCCGGGACTGCGACGCGCTGTTCGGCGCCGATCCGGGCGTCGACCGGCTACGGGAGTTCATCGCCCGTGGGGTCCCGGGGAGCGGCATCGCGACCGTCCGGGTCACGGTGTTCGACCCGGCCCTCGACCTGGGCCGCCCGGAGCTCGCCCGCGACCCGCACATCCTGGTTACCCGGCGTGCGGCCGACGCCGCCGCGCCGACCGCGTTCACCGCCCAGACCACCACTTACGTGCGCGACGCGCCGGAGATCAAGAGCGTCGGCCTGTTCGGATCGCTGCACCGGCGCCGCGCCGCCCGGCTGAACGGGTTCGACGACGCCCTGTTCGTCGACGGGACCCGGCACGTCGCGGAGGGCGCCACGTGGAACATCGGGCTGTTCGACGGCGCCGACGTCATCTGGCCCGACGCCACGTGCCTGTCCGGGGTGACCATGCGGCTGCTGCGACCGGCCCACCGGCATCGCACCACCCCGGTCAGCGTGTCCGACCTGCCGTCCATGGCGGCGGCGTTCGCGACGAACGCCGCCATCGGCGTACGGGAGATCGCCCGGATCGACGGCGTCTCGTTCGGTGCCGGGCATCCGATCATCGCGTCGCTCCGCGCGGCGTACGCGAGCATCCCTGCGGAGCCCGTCTGA
- a CDS encoding acyltransferase family protein, which yields MSAGQAPTRVEQSRSVRRPRLAALDGLRLVAALAVALYHYTTFWTVDAVHTPAYFLPDATRVTIYGFLGVETFFMISGFAICLSAWGRSLGDFFVSRAARLYPAYWAAIVITLTVTTLLPIGGYVPVYDHFSLADIGVNLTMLQEPLGVHPVDNVYWTLWTEMRFYLLFALVVGRGLTYRRAVLFCAVWMTAAVVAPAIDNPVFTMITARHYAPYFIAGIAMYLMHRFGPTPLLWGIVGFSWLISLYSLGERVTLDPGWKVPLWPAALIMTAVYALLLLIALGYTDRITWRWLTVAGALTYPYYLLHQRIGYVIIRHAYEATHLPVGLLVAATMAVMLLPAWLVYRFVERPFGPRLRTALTRGLTAARTPDPTPQSTPTPHQARPPHPHQPPATPHPQTTGPTDPHRTAGPTNPHAAARTTEPSQATWTSDPHGAARTTEPSQATWTSDPHGAARTPEPSQATWTSDPDRAARTAEPAQATPTTHPDHATRTAEPDLADCPPSHRDTSTPSAVSSLVDARTWQGAGIRP from the coding sequence GTGTCAGCAGGGCAGGCGCCGACAAGAGTCGAGCAGTCACGTTCCGTCAGGCGTCCGCGGCTGGCCGCGCTCGACGGGCTGCGCCTGGTCGCCGCGCTGGCCGTGGCGCTCTACCACTACACGACGTTCTGGACGGTCGACGCGGTGCACACCCCGGCGTACTTCCTGCCGGACGCCACCCGCGTGACGATCTACGGTTTCCTGGGCGTCGAGACGTTCTTCATGATCAGCGGTTTCGCGATCTGCCTGAGCGCGTGGGGCCGCAGCCTGGGCGACTTCTTCGTGTCCCGGGCCGCCCGCCTCTACCCGGCCTACTGGGCGGCCATCGTCATCACGTTGACGGTGACCACCCTGCTGCCGATCGGCGGGTACGTCCCGGTCTACGACCACTTCTCGCTGGCCGACATCGGCGTCAACCTCACCATGCTGCAGGAACCGCTGGGGGTGCACCCGGTCGACAACGTCTACTGGACACTGTGGACGGAGATGCGCTTCTACCTGCTGTTCGCACTGGTGGTGGGGCGGGGTCTGACGTACCGGCGGGCGGTGCTGTTCTGTGCGGTGTGGATGACCGCCGCGGTCGTCGCCCCGGCCATCGACAACCCGGTGTTCACGATGATCACCGCCCGGCACTACGCCCCGTACTTCATCGCGGGCATCGCGATGTACCTGATGCACCGCTTCGGCCCCACCCCGCTGCTGTGGGGCATCGTCGGCTTCTCCTGGCTGATCAGCCTCTACAGCCTCGGCGAACGCGTGACCCTCGACCCCGGCTGGAAGGTACCGCTCTGGCCCGCCGCCCTCATCATGACGGCGGTGTACGCGCTGCTCCTGCTGATCGCTCTGGGCTACACCGACCGCATCACCTGGCGCTGGTTGACGGTCGCGGGCGCCCTGACCTATCCCTACTACCTACTGCACCAGCGCATCGGATACGTCATCATCCGCCACGCCTACGAGGCCACCCATCTCCCGGTGGGACTGCTGGTCGCCGCCACGATGGCGGTCATGCTGCTACCCGCGTGGCTGGTGTACCGCTTCGTCGAGCGCCCATTCGGCCCACGACTGCGAACGGCCCTGACCCGCGGCCTCACAGCCGCCCGCACCCCCGACCCCACCCCCCAAAGCACCCCAACACCCCACCAAGCTCGCCCACCCCACCCCCACCAACCCCCAGCCACACCCCACCCACAGACCACCGGACCCACCGACCCACACCGCACCGCCGGACCCACCAACCCGCACGCCGCCGCCCGAACTACCGAACCGTCGCAAGCCACCTGGACCAGTGACCCGCACGGCGCCGCCCGAACTACCGAACCGTCGCAAGCCACCTGGACCAGTGACCCGCACGGCGCCGCCCGAACTCCCGAACCGTCGCAAGCCACCTGGACCAGTGACCCGGACCGCGCCGCCCGAACAGCCGAACCAGCGCAAGCCACCCCGACCACCCACCCCGACCACGCCACCCGAACAGCCGAACCAGATCTGGCCGACTGCCCTCCGTCACATCGTGACACCAGCACGCCCAGCGCAGTTTCCTCGCTTGTGGACGCACGGACCTGGCAGGGTGCGGGGATCCGCCCATGA
- a CDS encoding glycine hydroxymethyltransferase, protein MPALNAESTAFRSALEAVRAVEPRIADAIAQELHDQRESLKLIASENYASPAVLLAMGNWLSDKYAEGTIGRRFYAGCQNIDTVESVAVEHAKALFGAPYAYVQPHSGIDANLVAYWAVLADRIEAPALAKVGKRNVNDMTDAEWAELRAAFGNQRMLGMSLDAGGHLTHGFRPNISGKMFDQRSYGVDPATGQIDYAALRETAREFKPLIIVGGYSAYPRKVNFRIMREIADEVGATFMVDMAHFAGLVAGKVFTGDFDPVPHAHIVTTTTHKSLRGPRGGAVLCQPELADQVDRGCPMVLGGPLGHVMAAKALAFAEARQPEFADYAQRIVDNSQALAEGLVKRGATVVSGGTDNHLVLIDVDKYGLTGRQAEQALLDSGIVTNRNAIPQDPNGAWYTSGIRVGTPALTTRGLGTAEMDQIAELMHTVLSQTKAGASKAKFDLDPALADRISKQATELLSAFPLYPEVDLG, encoded by the coding sequence ATGCCTGCACTGAACGCCGAATCGACCGCATTCCGCTCCGCGCTGGAGGCGGTCCGCGCCGTCGAGCCCCGCATCGCCGACGCGATCGCCCAGGAGCTGCACGACCAGCGCGAATCCCTCAAGCTCATCGCCAGCGAGAACTACGCCTCCCCGGCCGTGCTGCTGGCCATGGGCAACTGGCTCTCCGACAAGTACGCCGAGGGCACCATCGGCCGCCGCTTCTACGCCGGCTGCCAGAACATCGACACCGTCGAGTCCGTCGCGGTCGAGCATGCCAAGGCGCTGTTCGGCGCCCCGTACGCGTACGTGCAGCCGCACTCCGGCATCGACGCCAACCTCGTCGCCTACTGGGCGGTGCTGGCGGACCGGATCGAGGCGCCGGCGCTGGCCAAGGTCGGCAAGCGCAACGTCAACGACATGACCGACGCCGAGTGGGCCGAACTGCGCGCCGCGTTCGGCAACCAGCGGATGCTCGGCATGTCCCTGGACGCGGGCGGCCACCTCACCCACGGCTTCCGCCCCAACATCAGCGGCAAGATGTTCGACCAGCGCAGCTACGGCGTCGACCCGGCCACCGGCCAGATCGACTACGCGGCGCTGCGGGAGACCGCCCGCGAGTTCAAGCCGCTGATCATCGTGGGTGGCTACTCGGCGTACCCCCGGAAGGTGAACTTCCGCATCATGCGCGAGATCGCCGACGAGGTCGGCGCGACGTTCATGGTCGACATGGCGCACTTCGCGGGCCTGGTCGCGGGCAAGGTCTTCACCGGCGACTTCGACCCCGTGCCGCACGCGCACATCGTCACCACCACGACGCACAAGTCGCTGCGCGGCCCGCGCGGCGGTGCGGTGCTGTGCCAGCCCGAGCTCGCCGACCAGGTCGACCGCGGCTGCCCGATGGTGCTCGGCGGCCCGCTCGGCCACGTCATGGCCGCCAAGGCGCTCGCGTTCGCCGAGGCCCGGCAGCCCGAGTTCGCCGACTACGCCCAGCGCATCGTGGACAACTCGCAGGCGCTCGCCGAGGGTCTGGTCAAGCGCGGCGCCACCGTGGTCAGCGGCGGCACGGACAACCACCTCGTCCTGATCGACGTCGACAAGTACGGCCTCACCGGCCGCCAGGCCGAGCAGGCCCTGCTCGACTCCGGCATCGTGACCAACCGCAACGCCATCCCGCAGGACCCCAACGGCGCCTGGTACACCTCCGGCATCCGGGTCGGCACGCCCGCCCTGACCACCCGGGGGCTCGGCACCGCCGAGATGGACCAGATCGCCGAGCTGATGCACACCGTGCTCAGCCAGACCAAGGCGGGCGCGTCGAAGGCCAAGTTCGACCTGGACCCGGCGCTCGCCGACCGGATCTCCAAGCAGGCCACCGAGCTGCTCTCCGCCTTCCCCCTCTACCCGGAGGTCGATCTCGGCTGA
- a CDS encoding SigB/SigF/SigG family RNA polymerase sigma factor produces MTATATLTAEAPTAIRPDAPTDNAAALLEALATAPAADRARLRDRTIEAWLPLARHLAHRYSGRGEPTDDLIQTATIGLIKAIDRFDPERGVDFTGYAIPTIIGELKRHFRDRTWSVRVPRRLQELRLSITEANAHLTHTLGRSPTVADIAAHLDLTEEEVLEGLEGARAYTATSLSTPINADGTTALGDTLGSEDHEYEIAETRVALGPALATLDAREQKILTLRFYGNLTQSQIAAQVGISQMHVSRLLTKALGKLRHHLSADNL; encoded by the coding sequence ATGACCGCTACCGCGACACTGACCGCTGAGGCGCCCACCGCGATCCGGCCCGACGCTCCGACGGACAACGCCGCCGCACTGCTTGAGGCCCTGGCCACGGCCCCCGCCGCGGACCGGGCCCGGCTGCGGGACCGGACGATCGAGGCGTGGCTGCCGCTCGCCCGGCACCTCGCACACCGCTACAGCGGACGCGGCGAGCCCACCGACGACCTGATCCAGACCGCCACCATCGGACTCATCAAGGCCATCGACCGGTTCGACCCCGAGCGCGGCGTCGACTTCACCGGATACGCGATTCCCACCATCATCGGTGAGCTCAAGCGTCACTTCCGTGACCGTACGTGGTCGGTGCGGGTGCCGCGCCGCCTGCAGGAGCTGCGCCTGTCCATCACCGAGGCCAACGCGCACCTCACGCACACCCTGGGCCGCTCCCCGACGGTGGCCGACATCGCCGCCCACCTCGATCTGACCGAGGAAGAGGTCCTGGAGGGGCTGGAGGGCGCCCGCGCGTACACCGCGACCAGCCTGTCCACCCCGATCAACGCCGACGGCACGACCGCCCTCGGCGACACCCTCGGCAGCGAGGACCACGAGTACGAGATCGCGGAGACACGGGTGGCGCTCGGCCCCGCCCTGGCCACCCTCGACGCCCGCGAGCAGAAGATCCTCACCCTGCGGTTCTACGGCAACCTCACCCAGTCCCAGATCGCCGCGCAGGTCGGCATCTCCCAGATGCACGTGTCCCGCCTGCTCACCAAGGCGCTGGGCAAACTGCGCCACCACCTGTCCGCCGACAACCTCTGA